The sequence below is a genomic window from Plasmodium gaboni strain SY75 chromosome 10, whole genome shotgun sequence.
NNNNNNNNNNNNNNNNNNNNNNNNNNNNNNNNNNNNNNNNNNNNNNNNNNNNNNNNNNNNNNNNNNNNNNNNNNNNNNNNNNNNNNNNtattatatatttaaaatatatatatatatatatatatatatataatattatttttcattgttatattcttttatttataatatatataaaaatatatatatttttattttattttattaattttttttttttttttttttttttttttttgtaattaaaaatttttttttttcttatagaatttttttttttttttttttcaatacCTTTGTTTTTGTGTGAATTTTATTAAGAAAATTTTAGAGAATAGGAAAGAGAATATATgaagaataaaaaaaaaaaataaaaatatacatatatatatatatatatatatataggaaattattatacttgataataaaaaaaataaaataatattataaaagaacTATTATTTCatgtaattataattataaaaattatgggtaatttttataaatacaacTATATGGAAACTAATGGGTTATTATATACGAAATGTTTAAAATGTAATAGTTCtcctatatatataattagtaaaaaagatgaatataaaaaaaaggaaagTTGGAATTTTGTAAATTCAATACTTTCTAGAagtataatattatttatctTAACATTCCTATTGTTAAATATAGTGGTAAGTATTTTATCTATTTATAACTATATGAAAAAcatcaaaattatttagATGTCCATgtatctatatatattcttttttattgttggtgttttttttctcttatatacaaaaattaaattaaaataaattaaataacaaattatatagatctataataaaattattataatatacatatatatatatatataacaaataaatgtataaaaaatatatttaaaaattagATAATTACNNNNNNNNNNNNNNNNNNNNNNNNNNNNNNNNNNNNNNNNNNNNNNNNNNNNNNNNNNNNNNNNNNNNNNNNNNNNNNNNNNNNNNNNNNAATCagaatattttaatacGTCAGATGAATctgaagaagaaaaaaagaatgatgagaaaataaaaaaaaggaagaaaaaatgtaaaaaacataaaattaaaagagGAAAATTAAGAGAGTTATccaagaaaaaaagaaagtcttattataatggaaaaaataaaaaaaatgcaTCAAAATCTGcgaaatataatataaatctaaagaagaatttaaataataacaatgaTTTAGAATATAAGaattgtaatatatataacgATAACTATATTTGTGAAAATATCATTTCAGAAAATGAGACAAATGAACCTTATGGATATTATGAAGAAATTGATTATATTGATGatgaattatattatgatgaaATATGTAACGAAGAGATTCAATTATTAAATGGAAATCCAAATGATGAAggaatatattatgaaaattatttgGGAAGTGAAGAAGAATATGATTATGCAATTGAAAACCTACCTCATTTGGGAATAGAAATAATTGAAGAAGAATTTAAAGGAAAGGATGAGGACttaaatgaagaaaatattgattacaataaagaaagaattacagaaaatatttatcatGGTCTTGAAGTAATTGAAGAAGGAATTAAAGAAAGAATGGAAGATATAATTGTTGATGGAAGTGAAatagaaaatgaagaaCATCTTGAATATGATATTGATGATATAAAGGAAAGAAT
It includes:
- a CDS encoding serine/threonine protein kinase, FIKK family (part of same gene as PGSY75_1039000B~gap found within coding sequence), producing the protein MGNFYKYNYMETNGLLYTKCLKCNSSPIYIISKKDEYKKKESWNFVNSILSRSIILFILTFLLLNIV